In the genome of Candidatus Binatia bacterium, one region contains:
- a CDS encoding phytanoyl-CoA dioxygenase family protein codes for MSSMIPECTADTDADAMYAILMDAGCLVVRDMASPEGIAAVRAELADFMAAAPVVPHEPEDFYSGNTRRAVGLMSRSPTMRELMMHPAVERLCDRHLLPNCSRYHVNVTAALEVGPDARDQILHREEDLFPYLTVADIKALFGPGHF; via the coding sequence ATGTCATCGATGATTCCCGAGTGCACGGCCGATACCGACGCGGATGCGATGTACGCAATCCTGATGGACGCAGGCTGCCTTGTCGTTCGCGACATGGCGTCGCCCGAGGGGATCGCGGCGGTGCGAGCTGAGCTTGCCGATTTCATGGCCGCGGCGCCGGTTGTGCCGCACGAGCCAGAGGATTTCTACTCGGGAAACACTCGCCGGGCGGTTGGGCTCATGAGCCGGTCACCGACGATGCGTGAGTTGATGATGCATCCCGCGGTCGAGCGGCTTTGCGATCGTCATCTTCTGCCCAACTGCAGTAGGTACCATGTTAATGTCACTGCCGCGCTCGAGGTCGGCCCGGACGCGCGCGACCAGATTCTACATCGCGAAGAGGACCTCTTTCCCTACTTGACTGTAGCCGACATCAAGGCCCTTTTTGGCCCAGGCCACTTCTAG